The Deinococcus fonticola nucleotide sequence TCGTAGGTGGCGTAATTGCTGGAGCAAAAACTTATATCGAAGATGGTGCTGTGAACTGGCGTAGTGTTGCAGTTGGCGTCGGCGCTGGCGCTGTTAGTGGGGCTGTGGGCGGTTGGCTCAAAGTCAAAGGCTGGTAAAGACCTTGTCGTATCAAACAAGCTGCGGCCTGATCAGGCCGCAGCTTGTTTGATACGGTACAGCGAGCAATTAAGAGATCTCTTGCGTGGCGTTTCTTCAGGTATGCAGAATCGAGATAATCCCAGTAGCTTGGCACTCCGCCTCCCAGGGCGTCAAGTAGCCCCGGCTGGAATGCCGCCGTTTGCGGTTGTAATACACCTCCACATACTCGAAAATGGCCTGTCTGGCCTCTTCGTGGCTGCGGTACACGC carries:
- a CDS encoding class IIb bacteriocin, lactobin A/cerein 7B family; amino-acid sequence: MTIYAEELEFTLPLDEIEELTEEELESIEGGVAPLIIYSARIISGAVVGGVIAGAKTYIEDGAVNWRSVAVGVGAGAVSGAVGGWLKVKGW
- a CDS encoding IS3 family transposase, translated to VYRSHEEARQAIFEYVEVYYNRKRRHSSRGYLTPWEAECQATGIISILHT